In the genome of Synchiropus splendidus isolate RoL2022-P1 chromosome 13, RoL_Sspl_1.0, whole genome shotgun sequence, the window TCACACTCAACACGTCACAGTCATcggcgtgaaaaaaaaaaagctaataaCTCTGTGTCATGGCGAAAAGAAAGGCAGCTCCAACTTACGCCGACGGTGGTGCTGGCGCTTGAGGCGATAGGTCTCTTTGCCGTAGCATAGCCGGTGGATGTACGGGCCCAGCGCCCGGATGTTCCTCACCCTCCCCGTCACCACCATGTCCTCGTGGATGATGTAAGTCTGCGGAAGGTACGTTCCCAGCTGCGTGGCAGAGAGGCCCATGAGTCAGTCGGTGGCCAACACTCATAACATTTGCTTGTGACCCAGATTAGATCACTTGTTACGCTGGTTCTGTCTCGTAATGAATACAACAGTTACGCAACGGCAGCATGCCCCTTATATTTCACTAAACAGTGGCAAACTCACGGCCCGTGGGCCACATTCGGCCCGGACATAACTGCACGTGGCCTGTGAGGTTATTACACAGCCACTATATCTATGTTCTGCTGATATATAAAATTGCAAAAATAAccaatatttaacatttatacAGTAAACTATGCAGTGTGACTTTAAAATCTTATGCGTCTTATGCAGTTGCACCTTCGTCTCTGGTGCCTCACCTGGATGTTGATGAGCAGCTCCCACAGGCTGCGTGGAGGCATCACCAAGGTGGTGTTGAGCTCTGTGATGTAGCATTTTTCCAAAGAGATGTCGTAGTACGCTGTGAGTCTCTGAAAGAAACAAGGAACACACGGGTGAATATCTCCGTCAACACACAGGCTGGTTACGGTGCAGTCGCTGGACGCACCCGCTGGAAGTCGTGGATGATGTCTGCGGGGTCACATCCTCCAAAGCGGGGCACGGGCACGCTGATGTGCTCATAGTTGTCCTCCAAGAAGATGCCGACGTTCTCCTCAAGCTCATGTCGCCCTCTGAGCTGGTTGTACAGAGAGTCCTCAAACATCACGCGGCAGTGGAACATGCTGTCTTCCGGGGTCGGCTGGGGTCAAACAGAGAGGCGCAATCTTAAAAGGAGAGCTTCCTGGCTCTTGATCCAGTCTTTGACGGAGACTTTAGCGGAGTATAAAAAAGCTCAGACAACAAACCTGTGGCTTGGAGGAGAGCTTGTAGCAGGTCACGGCCAGGAGAACCCCAGAAATGAGCAGCAATGGAACCAGGGTCAGGCTGCACAGGAGGAAGGGGAACGGCTTTGAGGGCTTCTCCTGGGCAACTTTGGAGCTCTGCGAAGGAAAGAGAAGAGCgtgatgagaaaacaaaaactatctGGCGCTTATATAACAAGCCGAGTGCCAGGATGGTCAAGAGTAGACGTGGCCACATCTACTAACCAAATGGAGCAACGCTTGCCAGACACCCACCTACAGTCTCTCGAGCAATCTGCCGCTTCTCTCTAcaactgttgccatggtgagcaGGACCAAGGACAGGGGCTTGTGACAACCACCGTCGAGCACGACGGCACGTGGCCGTCTGGGTCTATTCTGAGAGGCCCACTTCCCTGTTCCATATTTAAATGTGCTCCCCTCACACTCGCAGTGGGAGATGGGACTCAGACTTGCGTACAAGAGGAGTCCCACAGCAGACGCCGGGGCTTATTAATAGCCCTACACACACTGGCTGTGACGCCTCACTTGTCTTCCTGGCCAATCGCAACTTCATGTGAGGCGGCGACGGTGCGTCACCGCTTCATGAGGGCAGAACGTCAAGTACCACCTCACAGGAAATCGCCTTTTCTCATCACACATCAAGTCAACAGGCTTCAACCCAGCATTATACAACACTATTTCATAATTCTTCCTTTGTACAGGTTATcacataatattttttttattgctgaaCACCATGCAGAGGCAGCtgtcagtaataataataataataacaataataataataataataatctgacctctcactttaaaaaaaaactaaaacatatGTAATTTAGGGGACTGATCAAAGCAACTCAAACAACCCTCTGGAATTGTTTCACGAAACAATATTTTAGCACAACACATTCTTCATATCATGCCGTTTAGAATAATACATGTAGTTGTATTAGCATTTAAAATCACAGCTCGGTTAATAATGATTCAGTTGTCAAAGGAATCCACAGAAAAAATTAACTTATATTTAGCTAGAATTCACACCCTGACCATGCATTCATTtgaattgtatatatatttaaaatttccattttgcaaatatatatatttaatgctTATCTATATGCGGTATATTCCCTTGAATATAACCGTAATAACAGTCACGACGGATATCAAGGAAAGAAAAGGTCGTGTAAAGACGATCAGAAACCTTCAGATCtgcaaagaaataataataaatatcaatattaaaGTCTGCAACTCACGTCAATCTGAGGAACAGCGACTTTCTCCTCGTCCGTCTCCTCCCGCGCTTTCTCCGGCTTCTGCGCCGAAACTGGCTGGAAAGTTATCTTCACCATTGTGCCTTGTTTGCTCGACTTCGGTACCAGACTCGGTTCTGTGGTGTCCTGCGGCGGGCAGGACAGAttatatagcagaaagggagtCTCGCCCCGGGTCTCAGTGACCTCAGAGAAGCGTCTTCTCTGACGAACAAGAAATGTGTGGGAACCAAGGTAAAGCCTCACTGGCTCTTTCGAAATAAGAGTT includes:
- the itm2cb gene encoding integral membrane protein 2Cb isoform X1; this translates as MAPAASGGQQCRQRRSLEWHPPGMCEDTTEPSLVPKSSKQGTMVKITFQPVSAQKPEKAREETDEEKVAVPQIDSSKVAQEKPSKPFPFLLCSLTLVPLLLISGVLLAVTCYKLSSKPQPTPEDSMFHCRVMFEDSLYNQLRGRHELEENVGIFLEDNYEHISVPVPRFGGCDPADIIHDFQRRLTAYYDISLEKCYITELNTTLVMPPRSLWELLINIQLGTYLPQTYIIHEDMVVTGRVRNIRALGPYIHRLCYGKETYRLKRQHHRRQRREAEECHSIRHFENTFVMETTICDRL
- the itm2cb gene encoding integral membrane protein 2Cb isoform X2, which produces MVKITFQPVSAQKPEKAREETDEEKVAVPQIDSSKVAQEKPSKPFPFLLCSLTLVPLLLISGVLLAVTCYKLSSKPQPTPEDSMFHCRVMFEDSLYNQLRGRHELEENVGIFLEDNYEHISVPVPRFGGCDPADIIHDFQRRLTAYYDISLEKCYITELNTTLVMPPRSLWELLINIQLGTYLPQTYIIHEDMVVTGRVRNIRALGPYIHRLCYGKETYRLKRQHHRRQRREAEECHSIRHFENTFVMETTICDRL